The nucleotide sequence GGGTTGCGGCCGAGAATGTCAACCTGACCGGCGGCACGCTCACCGACGGCGAGGCGGACTACCTGGTGCGCACGCTCAACCAGTATAAAACACCCGGGGAAATCGCCGATATCATAATCGTCCGGCGCGGCCAGGCGCTGATCCGTCTCTCCGATTTTGCCACGGTCACCCGCTCGTTCAAGGACCGCACGATTATCACCGAGGTCAACGGCAGCGAGAATGTCGAGCTGGCCGTGTTCAAGGAGGCCGACGCCAACACGATCCTCGTGGCCCGACGGGTCCACGAACGGCTGGAAGAGATCCGCCGGGATTACGGCGCTTCCAGCGGAATCAAGCTGGCGGTAATCACAGACCAGAGCCGGTTTATCGAACAGTCTATCACCGAGGTGCTCAAGACCGCGATTATCGGCGGTATCCTGGCCGTGATCATCCTGTTCGTTTTCCTCCAGCGCATCGGTGCCACCGTGATTATCGGGATGGCGATCCCGATCTGCGTGATCGCCACGTTCTTTTTCATGTACATCTCCGGCGTCTCGCTGAATATCATGTCCCTGGGCGGTCTGGCGCTGGGTGTCGGCATGCTGGTCGATAACTCGATTGTCGTGCTCGAATCTATCGACCGCTACCTTCGCCAGGGCCACAGTCCGCCCGAGGCGGCCGATGAGGGGGCCAGCCTGGTGGGCAAGGCGGTGACAGCCTCCACCATGACCACGATCTGCGTCTTCCTGCCGATCATATTTGTCACCGGCGTGGCCGGCCAGCTGTTCACCGACCAGAGCCTGACAGTCACCTACAGCCTGCTGGTCAGCCTGCTGGTGGCGCTGACCTTGATCCCGATGATGAGTTCCGGGTTCAGGGGCGGCCAGTCGTTCGGCTCCGGGCAGCAGCATTCCGCGCCGGAGGGAGGAGAAAATCCCGCACCAGAGCACGGCCCGCGCCCGGGCCCGCGCTGGATCTACTATCCGGTGGATGCTGTCGTCGGGATACTGAAAGCCGTTTTCTACTGGCTGCCGTTTGCGCTGCTGACGATTGTCAAGTGGGTGGGGCTGATAATCGGCTGGATTATCAAGGGACTGATCAGCCCTCTGCTGTACCTTTACGGCAGGCTGTACGGCAAGGTGGAGTCCAGCTACGAGCGCCTGCTGCCTTGGGTGCTGGCCCATCGCCTGCAGACAATCGGGCTGGCGTTGCTGATGTTCGTCTCCGCGGTGGCGATCTTTCCGCGGCTGGGCATGGAGTTGATCCCCGAGATGAGCCAGAACGAGATTCAGGTGGGCCTCAAGATGCCGGTGGGCACGCCGGTGGAACGCACCCGCGACGCCCTGGCCCGCATGCAGCGGATTACCATGCAGGAGCCGGAGGTGAAGCTGGTTTATATCTCCGCCGGGCTATCCAGCATGACCGGCGGCGGCCTCAAGGAGGAACGCGAGGATATCGGCCAGATGAATATCATGCTCAGCGGCAACCTCGGTCGCGAGCAGGAGGACGAGTTGATCGAGCGGCTGCGCGAGCAGTTCGAGTTGATCCCCGGCACGTCGGTAAAGTTCGGCAGGCCAGTGCTCTACACCTACAAGACTCCCGTGGAACTGGAGATCAAGGGCTATAACCTGGCTACCCTGGACCGGATTTCCGACGAAGTCGCCGAACGGATGCGCACTATCGAGGGCCTCTCGGATATCAAGAGCAGCACCGAGGGCGGCAACCCGGAAATCCAGATCTATTTCCGCCGCGACCGTCTGGCCTCCCTGGGACTGGGACTGAGCCAGATGGCCGGCGCGGTGCGGGGCAAGGTGCTGGGCGAGGTGCCCACCGAGCTGCACAAGCTGGGACGCCAGGTGGATATCCGCGTGCGGGTGGAGGAGGAGGACCGCGACCGGCTCGAGGATATCCGCAACCTGACCGTGGCCCGGGTGGGCGGACGGCCGATTACTCTGGAAGCCGTGGCCGACCTTAAAGTGGAGCAGGGACCCAGCGAAATCAGGCGCGTGGACCAGGAGCGGGTGGCGGTAGTTTCGGCCGGGCTGGCCGGAATCGATCTGGGCGCGGCTATCGAGCGGATCGATTACGCTCTGGCCGATATCGCCGTGCCGCCGGAAATCTCGCTCAGTATCGGCGGTCAGGGCCTGGAGATGAGCCGCTCGATGGACAGCATGATTTTCGCCATCTGCCTGGCCGTCTTCCTGGTTTACCTGGTGATGGCCAGCCAGTTCGAGAGCCTGCTGCATCCGCTGGTGATCCTGTTCACGATCCCGTTCGGCCTGATCGGCGTGATCTGGTCGCTGTATGTCACCAGCGGCGTGATCAGCGTGGTGGCGCTGATCGGCGTGGTGATGCTCTCCGGAATTGTGGTCAACAATGCGATTGTGCTGGTGGATTATGTCAACGTGCTGCGCCGCCAGGGCAAGAGCAAGCACGAGGCGCTGACCGAGGCCGGCAACGCCCGCCTGAAACCGATCCTGATGACCACCGCCACAACCGTGCTGGGCCTGCTGCCGATGGCGATCGGGCTGGGCGAGGGATCAGAGGTCCGCGCGCCGATGGCCGTGGTGGTGATCGGCGGGCTGCTGGTGGGCACGTTCATGACCCTGCTGCTGCTGCCGACTGTTTATAGCTTGTTCGACTGGCGGGATTAGCGGGCAAGACCAAAGCAGGACAGCCCCTGTTTCCCCCGCTACTATACAAGGGGGATTTTAAACCCTGGCACCCAACCCGCCAAGTGAACAGAAATCTTCGCCGCTCAATTTCCCCTCAATAAAGGGGGTGCCCTCGGAGCGGGCGGGGGTTGTCACTCAGGTTTTCCGACGAAATGTCTCATTTTACCACCAAACACCGGAAACATTTGCCCCGCGGCCTTTGTGCGCTTAAATTTGCTGCGTAAACCAACCATGTCCAACCAGAAACTCTCACCAACACGGTAAAATTCCTCGGAGGCCCACCTTGCAGGAGACCCCAGGCTTAATGGAGCAAATTACCGACGCGGTCGGCTACCTGAGCAACCTGGTCTGGGGCCCGCCGATGCTGATCCTGCTGGTG is from Candidatus Glassbacteria bacterium and encodes:
- a CDS encoding efflux RND transporter permease subunit codes for the protein MKLVKMSIRRPVTVTMLMVTLVLFGAVAYQRLPINLLPDISYPTLSVRTEFVGAAPEEVENLVTRRIEESVSVVNKVIRISSRSRPGLSDVTVEFEWGVQMDFASLEVREKLDRLRLPQEVDSPVILRYDPSLEPIMRLGLTSAEIDLIALRTMAEERLKNRLETIDGVAAIEVSGGLEEEIHVSLNESQLASLGLTVSQVASRVAAENVNLTGGTLTDGEADYLVRTLNQYKTPGEIADIIIVRRGQALIRLSDFATVTRSFKDRTIITEVNGSENVELAVFKEADANTILVARRVHERLEEIRRDYGASSGIKLAVITDQSRFIEQSITEVLKTAIIGGILAVIILFVFLQRIGATVIIGMAIPICVIATFFFMYISGVSLNIMSLGGLALGVGMLVDNSIVVLESIDRYLRQGHSPPEAADEGASLVGKAVTASTMTTICVFLPIIFVTGVAGQLFTDQSLTVTYSLLVSLLVALTLIPMMSSGFRGGQSFGSGQQHSAPEGGENPAPEHGPRPGPRWIYYPVDAVVGILKAVFYWLPFALLTIVKWVGLIIGWIIKGLISPLLYLYGRLYGKVESSYERLLPWVLAHRLQTIGLALLMFVSAVAIFPRLGMELIPEMSQNEIQVGLKMPVGTPVERTRDALARMQRITMQEPEVKLVYISAGLSSMTGGGLKEEREDIGQMNIMLSGNLGREQEDELIERLREQFELIPGTSVKFGRPVLYTYKTPVELEIKGYNLATLDRISDEVAERMRTIEGLSDIKSSTEGGNPEIQIYFRRDRLASLGLGLSQMAGAVRGKVLGEVPTELHKLGRQVDIRVRVEEEDRDRLEDIRNLTVARVGGRPITLEAVADLKVEQGPSEIRRVDQERVAVVSAGLAGIDLGAAIERIDYALADIAVPPEISLSIGGQGLEMSRSMDSMIFAICLAVFLVYLVMASQFESLLHPLVILFTIPFGLIGVIWSLYVTSGVISVVALIGVVMLSGIVVNNAIVLVDYVNVLRRQGKSKHEALTEAGNARLKPILMTTATTVLGLLPMAIGLGEGSEVRAPMAVVVIGGLLVGTFMTLLLLPTVYSLFDWRD